One Flavobacterium sp. 90 DNA segment encodes these proteins:
- a CDS encoding MauE/DoxX family redox-associated membrane protein produces the protein MKLNVKIKSVILDAICLLYILLFVYAAFSKLLDYENFQVQLGQSPLLSAFASWISWIVPLSELLIVVLLVVKRFRNWGLIASVSMMTMFTAYIFIVLHYSSFVPCSCGGILEKMSWDVHLIFNIVFVLLGLLALLLEHHIRIENESFTKPVVGIKTTIVSVALSIIIVVVLFLSSEQIMQHENPFIRRYPQHPIMLQKTVNLKFNSYYFAGSRDNQVYLGNYTDPLHIIAFDSALQVKQTFKISFSPKDIAFKRIKILVRGSYFYLMDGTVPCIFWGRTNNWKVIGEIKDLHYFTIAEPVDITSVVFRSNNGKNAAHILSIFKAERSPKISYNDTLLQTQIDGVFDTDGMLVYNEKMKRMIYLYYYRNEFIVADENLKLLYRGHTIDTISHAQIKVAYLKNNTERRMATPPMTVNANLAVNSNLFFINSKIQGRFEDLKLWKQAAIIDVYDLKKKAYLLSFAIYNVEDKKLQSFIVTDTHLYALMSDELSVYKLRDILKKK, from the coding sequence ATGAAACTGAATGTAAAAATTAAGAGTGTAATTTTGGACGCAATATGTCTACTGTATATACTTCTATTTGTGTATGCAGCATTTAGCAAATTACTCGACTATGAGAACTTCCAAGTGCAACTTGGACAATCTCCTCTTTTAAGCGCTTTTGCTTCCTGGATTTCATGGATAGTACCACTGAGTGAATTATTGATTGTTGTGCTACTGGTTGTTAAAAGATTTAGAAACTGGGGACTAATTGCTTCAGTAAGTATGATGACCATGTTTACGGCATATATTTTTATTGTACTGCATTACAGTTCTTTTGTCCCTTGTTCTTGTGGTGGTATATTGGAGAAAATGAGCTGGGATGTACATCTGATTTTCAATATTGTTTTTGTGCTGTTAGGATTGTTGGCTCTTCTGTTGGAACATCATATACGTATAGAAAATGAATCCTTTACAAAACCGGTTGTAGGGATAAAAACAACTATAGTTTCAGTTGCACTGAGCATCATAATAGTTGTTGTTTTGTTTTTATCATCGGAACAAATTATGCAACATGAAAATCCATTTATCAGAAGGTATCCACAGCATCCTATCATGCTGCAAAAAACAGTAAATCTGAAATTCAATTCCTATTATTTTGCCGGAAGCAGAGATAATCAGGTATATCTTGGGAACTACACAGATCCACTGCATATTATTGCATTTGATTCTGCCTTACAGGTGAAACAGACATTTAAAATCTCTTTTAGCCCAAAAGATATAGCATTTAAAAGGATTAAAATTTTAGTTAGAGGATCTTACTTTTATTTGATGGATGGAACCGTTCCCTGCATTTTTTGGGGAAGGACCAATAATTGGAAAGTGATCGGCGAAATAAAAGACCTTCATTATTTTACCATCGCTGAGCCTGTGGATATTACTTCGGTAGTATTCAGGTCTAATAATGGCAAGAATGCTGCTCATATTTTAAGTATTTTTAAAGCCGAAAGGTCACCAAAAATTAGCTATAACGATACACTTTTACAGACACAAATCGACGGTGTATTCGATACTGATGGTATGCTTGTCTACAATGAGAAAATGAAACGAATGATTTATCTCTATTATTACAGAAATGAATTTATTGTTGCAGATGAAAATTTAAAGCTATTATACCGGGGTCATACTATAGATACAATATCACATGCTCAGATTAAGGTAGCGTATCTCAAAAATAATACAGAGAGAAGAATGGCAACACCGCCGATGACCGTAAATGCAAATCTTGCTGTAAATTCAAATCTATTTTTTATAAACTCCAAAATTCAAGGACGTTTTGAAGATCTGAAATTATGGAAACAGGCTGCGATAATTGATGTATATGACCTAAAGAAAAAAGCTTATTTACTGAGTTTTGCAATCTACAATGTTGAGGATAAAAAACTGCAATCCTTTATCGTTACTGATACTCATTTGTATGCTTTGATGAGTGATGAGCTGTCTGTTTATAAACTTAGAGATATACTAAAAAAAAAATAA
- a CDS encoding plasmid mobilization relaxosome protein MobC — translation MKRENSNRTRIVGLRFTPQEYAKIEKKWKASTCRKLSDYIRRHLFEKSITTIYRNQSLDDMIHEMMPLFKQLNGIGNNFNQAVKKLHTLNQIPEFKVWIINAELDKKILFDKIDEIKNYIRKISEKWLRS, via the coding sequence ATGAAAAGAGAAAATTCAAACAGAACACGTATAGTTGGGTTACGCTTTACACCTCAAGAATATGCGAAAATTGAGAAAAAATGGAAAGCTAGTACTTGCCGCAAGCTGAGTGATTATATTCGCAGACACCTATTTGAGAAATCTATAACCACCATTTACAGGAATCAGTCTTTAGATGATATGATCCACGAAATGATGCCATTGTTCAAGCAATTAAATGGCATTGGAAACAACTTCAATCAGGCAGTAAAAAAACTACATACACTAAATCAAATTCCAGAATTTAAAGTATGGATAATAAATGCTGAACTGGATAAAAAAATCCTTTTTGACAAGATTGATGAAATCAAAAATTACATCCGGAAAATCTCCGAAAAATGGTTGCGATCATAA
- a CDS encoding relaxase/mobilization nuclease domain-containing protein, translating to MVAIIKTGYAIHKVFYYNENKVKENEAECIGAGNYPIDVDKMSLPLKLNRFLKQLELNENVKRNSVHISINFDPSENHPKEKLMAIADTYMGKIGFGQQPYLVYQHHDSGHPHIHLVSINVQRDGTRIDMQNIGKNRSEPARKEIEERFGLVKAQGNKNSTDFKLKPIISQKIQYGRSESKKAITNVLNQVLSSYKYTSFPELNAVLKQYNVLADRGNEDSKMFKTKGLIYRILDDDGKPIGVPIKASLFYNKPTLKFLEEKFASNKTNEVSNIRRVKNAIDMAFFKTQISLAELVQVLQKDGINTVFRKNAEGLIYGITYIDHTTKCVFNGSTLGKQYSAKGIQERCTFINQAEHKMTNLVSEKLHEITFETPKSEIVAALFGDDFRNNKYIGASTIMGQLAEMLTHSEQTANYLPYELRNKKKKRKGQSNNR from the coding sequence ATGGTTGCGATCATAAAAACAGGATACGCTATCCATAAGGTTTTCTATTACAATGAAAACAAAGTAAAAGAAAATGAGGCAGAGTGTATAGGTGCCGGAAATTATCCTATTGATGTTGATAAAATGAGCCTTCCTTTAAAACTGAACCGTTTTTTAAAACAGCTGGAACTAAATGAAAATGTAAAGCGAAACAGTGTACATATTTCGATCAATTTTGATCCTTCAGAAAATCATCCCAAGGAAAAGTTAATGGCTATCGCGGATACTTATATGGGAAAAATCGGATTTGGCCAGCAGCCCTATCTGGTATATCAGCATCATGATTCCGGACATCCGCACATCCATCTAGTCTCCATAAATGTTCAAAGGGATGGTACACGAATTGACATGCAAAATATTGGCAAAAACCGATCTGAACCGGCAAGAAAAGAAATAGAAGAACGCTTTGGGCTTGTTAAGGCGCAAGGGAATAAAAACAGTACTGATTTTAAGCTTAAGCCAATCATCTCACAAAAGATTCAATACGGTCGAAGCGAATCGAAAAAGGCAATTACAAATGTACTCAATCAGGTGCTTTCATCTTATAAATACACCAGTTTTCCAGAACTCAATGCTGTGCTAAAACAATACAATGTTTTAGCTGACCGAGGCAATGAAGATTCAAAAATGTTTAAAACAAAAGGATTGATCTATAGAATACTTGATGATGACGGTAAACCTATCGGAGTCCCCATAAAAGCCAGTCTGTTTTACAACAAGCCAACACTGAAATTTTTAGAAGAAAAATTTGCGTCTAATAAAACAAATGAAGTCTCAAATATAAGAAGGGTAAAAAATGCCATTGATATGGCATTCTTTAAAACTCAAATATCGCTCGCAGAACTAGTTCAAGTACTGCAAAAAGATGGAATCAATACTGTTTTTAGAAAAAACGCAGAAGGATTAATTTATGGGATTACCTATATAGATCATACCACAAAATGTGTTTTTAATGGCAGTACACTTGGTAAACAATACAGCGCTAAGGGAATACAGGAACGCTGTACATTCATTAATCAGGCCGAACATAAAATGACAAATTTGGTTAGTGAAAAATTACACGAAATCACATTTGAAACACCGAAATCGGAAATAGTTGCAGCACTGTTTGGTGATGATTTTAGAAATAACAAATATATAGGGGCCAGCACAATAATGGGGCAGTTAGCAGAGATGCTCACTCACTCTGAACAAACAGCTAATTACCTTCCATACGAGCTCAGAAACAAAAAGAAAAAAAGAAAAGGACAGTCTAATAATCGATAA
- the mobC gene encoding conjugal transfer protein MobC, with protein sequence MQTGENEQALRKILDMTRLISIIILVIHFYYYCYAAFREWYLVSGFSDKIMANIYHTGLFSNFHKSKLFALGFLIISLIGAKGRKDEKLNYKTAFAYIITGILIYFISCLSLYLKIELMPAAIAYMTITSSGFLLMLSGGTLLSRIIKNRLNGKDIFNNENETFPQEERFLDNEYSINLPARYHLKDKIRDSWINIINPFRGLLVSGTPGSGKSYFVIRHVITQHIRKQFTMFVYDFKFDDLTRIVYNTWLKYKHHYPKLPQFYVINFDDLTRTNRCNPLEPSGMSDITDASESARTILLGLNREWIKRQGDFFVESPINFLSAIIWYLRKYKDGEFCTLPHVIELMQEDYDSLFTLLRTEKEIEVLINPFVNAYLNNVMDQLEGQIASAKIAMARLSSPQLYYVLSGSDFTLDINNPDDPKIVCMGNNPQKIQIYGAVLSLYVNRLVKQVNQKKKQKSSLIFDEFPTIYLNNMDSLIATARSNKVATCLGIQDFSQLRKDYGREQADVIMNIVGNVVSGQVTGDTAKQLSERFGKIMQDRESLSINSGDTSISRSKQLESAVPPSKISGLSSGEFVGMVADDPDCKIELKTFHSEIVNDHKALKKEQDQYVDIPVIRKVDNPMVQRNYLQIKKDIKDIIYAEKERLLNDPELKNLVIKK encoded by the coding sequence ATGCAGACAGGAGAAAACGAACAGGCGCTGAGAAAAATCTTAGATATGACAAGACTCATCAGCATCATTATTTTAGTAATCCATTTTTATTATTACTGCTATGCTGCCTTTCGGGAGTGGTATCTGGTGAGCGGGTTCAGTGATAAAATCATGGCTAATATTTACCATACAGGACTATTCAGTAATTTTCATAAATCCAAACTCTTTGCTCTGGGATTTTTAATCATTTCTTTAATTGGCGCAAAAGGGCGAAAAGATGAAAAACTGAATTACAAAACAGCTTTTGCTTACATCATTACGGGGATTCTGATTTATTTTATAAGTTGTCTTTCACTATACCTGAAAATAGAATTAATGCCGGCAGCAATTGCCTATATGACCATAACTTCCAGTGGCTTTCTTCTGATGCTTTCCGGAGGTACGCTATTGTCTCGTATTATAAAAAACAGGCTGAACGGCAAGGATATTTTTAATAACGAAAATGAAACTTTCCCCCAAGAAGAAAGATTCTTGGATAATGAATATTCCATCAACCTTCCGGCCCGCTATCATTTAAAGGATAAGATAAGGGACAGCTGGATAAACATTATTAATCCCTTTCGGGGACTGCTAGTTTCCGGTACTCCCGGATCCGGGAAATCTTATTTCGTCATACGCCATGTCATTACCCAGCACATCCGTAAACAATTCACCATGTTTGTTTATGATTTCAAGTTTGATGACCTAACCAGAATTGTCTATAATACCTGGCTTAAATACAAACATCACTATCCGAAATTACCACAGTTTTATGTCATTAATTTTGATGACCTTACCCGGACCAATCGATGTAATCCTTTAGAGCCATCTGGCATGAGTGACATTACGGATGCTTCAGAATCAGCGCGTACTATTTTGCTCGGACTCAACAGGGAATGGATCAAAAGACAGGGTGATTTTTTTGTGGAATCTCCGATTAATTTTCTCTCAGCTATAATATGGTATTTACGAAAATACAAAGACGGCGAATTCTGTACACTTCCCCATGTAATTGAACTCATGCAGGAAGATTACGATAGTCTCTTTACGCTGCTTAGAACCGAAAAAGAAATCGAAGTGCTCATTAATCCTTTTGTGAATGCCTATTTAAATAACGTAATGGACCAGTTGGAGGGTCAAATTGCTTCGGCAAAAATTGCCATGGCTCGTCTTTCCTCTCCACAATTGTATTATGTTTTATCCGGCAGTGATTTTACTTTGGACATCAATAATCCGGACGATCCTAAAATTGTATGCATGGGAAATAATCCGCAGAAAATCCAAATATATGGAGCTGTATTGTCACTTTACGTGAACCGATTGGTAAAGCAGGTAAATCAAAAAAAGAAACAAAAAAGCAGTCTGATATTCGATGAATTTCCAACCATTTATCTAAACAATATGGACAGTTTGATTGCCACAGCTAGAAGCAATAAAGTAGCAACTTGTTTGGGTATTCAGGATTTTAGCCAGCTGCGTAAAGATTATGGACGGGAACAGGCAGATGTGATTATGAATATTGTTGGAAACGTAGTCAGCGGACAGGTTACAGGAGATACTGCTAAACAATTATCGGAACGTTTTGGGAAAATTATGCAGGACAGGGAAAGCCTTTCCATTAATAGCGGAGATACTTCTATAAGCCGGTCCAAACAATTGGAATCCGCAGTTCCTCCATCCAAAATTTCCGGACTTAGTTCCGGTGAATTCGTAGGTATGGTAGCGGATGACCCTGATTGTAAAATAGAACTTAAAACCTTTCATTCTGAAATAGTAAATGACCATAAAGCATTAAAAAAAGAACAGGATCAATATGTCGATATTCCTGTTATTCGCAAAGTTGATAATCCAATGGTACAGCGGAATTACTTACAGATAAAAAAGGATATCAAGGATATTATTTATGCTGAAAAGGAAAGACTATTAAATGATCCTGAATTGAAGAATTTAGTGATTAAGAAATAA
- a CDS encoding DUF1016 N-terminal domain-containing protein, whose protein sequence is MKQSRSNAIAAVNTEMINLYWNIGQYIHNRIETERSGKSVQKNLMIFLNHSCKFEKKAIIYDNVNSNFSFHFSQLGDNVFCKS, encoded by the coding sequence ATAAAACAATCCAGATCAAATGCTATTGCAGCAGTTAATACTGAAATGATTAACCTTTACTGGAATATTGGGCAGTACATTCACAATCGTATCGAAACAGAACGGTCGGGGAAATCAGTGCAAAAGAACTTGATGATTTTTTTAAATCATTCTTGTAAATTTGAAAAAAAAGCAATCATTTATGATAATGTAAATTCTAATTTTTCTTTCCACTTTTCCCAATTGGGAGATAATGTATTTTGTAAATCATAG
- a CDS encoding SprT family zinc-dependent metalloprotease, which produces MLNSIQQVKYGSKSIEYKLSFAERKSLGIKVLPDGLVSVIAPNDTNLIDINKKVKLKANWILKQQAFFCSYKPNTPERKYINGETHLYLGRQYKLQIIEDTINEIKLYRGAMIMKTKKTNPEYLERKLNEWYKEKAIFHFEEVLDSSIEKFNKYKIEKPVLDIRFMQKRWGSCTKSGKIILNTELIKAPKGSIEYVVIHELCHLVHYNHKKEFYDLQNTLSPNWEKWKEKLEFTLS; this is translated from the coding sequence ATGCTTAATTCAATCCAACAAGTAAAGTATGGAAGCAAAAGCATTGAATATAAATTGTCTTTTGCCGAAAGAAAGTCATTAGGCATAAAAGTATTGCCTGACGGATTGGTATCGGTTATTGCTCCAAATGATACGAATTTAATAGACATCAATAAAAAGGTAAAATTAAAAGCCAATTGGATCTTGAAACAACAAGCCTTTTTTTGTAGTTACAAACCAAACACACCTGAGCGCAAATATATTAATGGAGAAACTCATTTGTATTTAGGAAGACAATATAAATTACAAATCATTGAAGATACTATAAATGAAATTAAACTTTATAGAGGAGCGATGATTATGAAAACAAAAAAAACTAATCCAGAATATTTAGAAAGAAAATTAAATGAATGGTACAAGGAAAAAGCAATCTTTCACTTTGAAGAAGTGCTGGATAGTTCTATAGAAAAATTCAATAAGTATAAAATTGAAAAACCGGTTTTAGATATAAGATTCATGCAAAAACGTTGGGGCAGTTGTACTAAATCTGGCAAAATAATTCTAAATACAGAATTAATAAAAGCCCCAAAAGGAAGTATTGAATATGTCGTAATTCACGAACTATGTCATTTAGTGCATTACAATCATAAAAAGGAATTCTATGATTTACAAAATACATTATCTCCCAATTGGGAAAAGTGGAAAGAAAAATTAGAATTTACATTATCATAA
- a CDS encoding HsdR family type I site-specific deoxyribonuclease, whose product MSIPSYIEDHISQIPALQLLIKMGYQYVSPDEAMELRGGRTSNVLLEPILKKQLEKINSIQYKDKEFSFSDSNINSAIIALRELPIQDGFIKANQAFYDLITLGKSLEQTILNDKKSFSFQYIDWKNIENNTFHVTEEFAVLRSERNDTYRPDIVLFINGIPMVVIECKSNVIKDPVTQGISQHLRNQLEDGIRGLYQYSNMVLSLAVNEARYATTATQKEFWSVWKEVFRTKEEGIQYGDAIRQLKNSELPNTERTAIFKQRFSSVLYYFNQLEEEEIIVTEQDKLVFSLCQKSRILDLIFNYIVYDDGIKKITRYQQYFAIKETLKKISVADANGKRTGGVIWHTQGSGKSLTMVMLAQMIATQKDIKNPKIILVTDRIDLNTQITETFQKCHVDVDEAQTGKHLVELINSPTDAVITTLIHKFEAAINQSKEGFTSPNIFVLIDEGHRSQYGTFNVKMQKVFPNACFVAFTGTPLMKKEKSTANKFGGLIDVYSITDAVEDKAVVPLLYEGRHNLIEVNDKPLDTYFDKISEPATPYGKVALKRKFSSTNQINKADQVIYARAWDISEHFEANIQGTGFKGQLVAPNKTSAIKYREYLKEIGKVSCEVLISAPDTRENHEDAFEENEDVVLKFYKAMMGKYGKQLDYEKSVISAFKKQEQPEIIIVVDKLLTGFDAPNNQVLYITRSLKEHTLLQAIARVNRVAPGKEYGFIIDYFGNLENLDNALNTYSGLNDFELEELSGTIININKEIEKLPQAHSELWDIFKTIKNKYDAEAYSELLSDESIRHPFYEKLSAFVRLFKLAMASIEFNDIKNEKTIDKYKQDSKFFLQLRVDVKRRYFDDLDYAAYEPQVQKLIDKHITTEGEVLKITELVNIFDREKREAEVEKIIGKAAKADHIATRTVKAINVKMNEDPIFYKSLSALIREAINDYHQHRIDEALYLQKAKVYENQFLTGKQNNVPNAIQDKPNVIAFYNLINAVLENSFSNAPEPKEVQARTALEIEDCIKNIVFENNTLIIDWQTNTEIEKELKNNLDDLLFEKQQQYDTQFSFDKIDELIDEVIKIAKLKYL is encoded by the coding sequence ATGAGTATTCCATCGTATATAGAAGATCATATTAGTCAAATTCCGGCATTGCAGTTACTCATAAAAATGGGGTATCAATATGTGTCACCAGACGAAGCAATGGAATTACGTGGCGGAAGAACCAGTAATGTATTGCTGGAACCTATTTTAAAAAAACAACTCGAAAAAATAAATAGTATTCAATACAAAGACAAAGAGTTTTCTTTTTCAGATAGTAATATCAATTCCGCCATTATAGCCTTGCGAGAATTACCGATACAAGATGGTTTTATAAAGGCAAATCAAGCATTTTACGATTTAATAACTTTGGGTAAAAGTTTGGAACAAACCATTCTAAATGATAAAAAAAGTTTCTCTTTTCAATATATCGATTGGAAAAACATAGAGAATAATACATTCCACGTTACCGAAGAGTTTGCCGTATTGCGTAGTGAAAGAAACGACACCTACCGTCCAGATATTGTTTTATTTATTAATGGAATTCCAATGGTAGTAATTGAATGTAAAAGCAATGTGATAAAAGATCCTGTAACACAAGGAATATCACAACATTTAAGAAACCAATTAGAGGACGGAATAAGAGGATTATACCAATATTCTAATATGGTATTATCCTTAGCAGTAAATGAGGCAAGATATGCCACAACAGCTACACAAAAAGAGTTTTGGAGTGTCTGGAAAGAGGTATTCCGTACCAAGGAAGAAGGAATACAGTATGGCGATGCAATTAGACAGCTAAAAAACAGCGAATTACCTAATACAGAACGAACAGCGATTTTCAAACAACGATTTAGCAGTGTATTATATTATTTCAATCAATTGGAAGAAGAAGAAATAATTGTAACAGAGCAAGATAAATTAGTATTCAGTTTATGCCAAAAATCAAGAATATTAGATTTGATTTTCAATTATATAGTTTATGACGATGGTATTAAAAAAATAACTAGATACCAACAATATTTTGCAATAAAAGAAACGCTCAAAAAAATTAGTGTTGCCGATGCTAATGGTAAACGAACTGGTGGTGTGATTTGGCACACACAAGGAAGTGGAAAATCATTAACAATGGTAATGTTAGCCCAAATGATTGCAACTCAAAAAGACATAAAAAATCCAAAAATAATTCTCGTTACTGATAGAATAGATTTAAATACCCAAATTACAGAAACATTTCAAAAATGTCACGTTGATGTAGACGAAGCACAAACTGGAAAGCATTTAGTTGAATTAATCAACAGTCCTACTGACGCAGTTATTACCACACTGATACATAAATTTGAAGCGGCTATAAATCAATCAAAAGAAGGATTTACTTCTCCTAATATTTTTGTGTTAATTGATGAAGGACATCGAAGCCAATACGGTACGTTTAATGTAAAAATGCAAAAGGTTTTCCCGAATGCCTGCTTTGTAGCATTTACAGGAACTCCTTTAATGAAAAAAGAAAAAAGTACTGCCAATAAATTTGGAGGCCTAATTGATGTTTATTCTATAACGGATGCCGTTGAAGATAAAGCTGTAGTACCGTTGCTTTATGAGGGAAGACACAATCTAATTGAGGTAAATGATAAACCATTAGACACCTATTTCGATAAAATTTCGGAACCTGCAACACCTTATGGAAAAGTTGCATTAAAAAGAAAATTCAGTTCAACCAATCAAATTAATAAAGCCGACCAAGTGATTTATGCAAGAGCTTGGGATATTAGCGAGCATTTTGAAGCAAACATTCAAGGGACTGGTTTCAAAGGACAATTAGTAGCACCCAATAAAACCAGCGCAATAAAATACCGAGAATACTTAAAAGAAATAGGAAAAGTAAGTTGTGAGGTGTTAATTTCTGCACCCGACACAAGAGAAAATCACGAAGATGCTTTTGAGGAAAACGAAGATGTAGTCTTGAAGTTTTACAAAGCAATGATGGGTAAATATGGAAAACAATTAGATTACGAAAAATCAGTAATTAGTGCGTTCAAAAAGCAAGAACAACCTGAAATAATTATTGTAGTAGATAAATTATTAACTGGTTTTGATGCACCAAATAATCAAGTATTATACATTACTAGAAGTTTAAAAGAACATACTTTACTTCAAGCTATTGCAAGGGTAAACAGAGTAGCGCCAGGAAAAGAATATGGTTTTATAATTGATTATTTTGGGAATTTAGAAAATCTGGACAATGCTCTAAATACCTATAGTGGTTTAAATGATTTTGAGTTAGAAGAATTATCCGGAACAATTATAAACATCAATAAGGAAATAGAAAAATTACCACAAGCACATAGCGAGTTATGGGATATTTTCAAAACGATAAAAAACAAATACGATGCAGAAGCCTATTCCGAATTATTAAGTGACGAAAGCATAAGACATCCTTTTTATGAAAAGCTTTCTGCTTTTGTTCGTTTGTTCAAATTAGCAATGGCATCTATAGAGTTTAATGATATTAAAAACGAGAAAACTATTGATAAATACAAACAAGACAGTAAGTTTTTCTTGCAATTAAGAGTTGATGTTAAACGAAGATATTTTGATGATTTAGATTATGCAGCTTATGAACCACAAGTTCAAAAGTTAATAGACAAACATATTACAACGGAAGGTGAAGTATTGAAAATAACCGAACTCGTGAATATTTTTGATAGAGAAAAAAGAGAAGCTGAGGTAGAAAAAATAATAGGTAAAGCTGCAAAAGCCGACCATATTGCAACTCGTACGGTTAAGGCAATTAATGTTAAAATGAATGAAGATCCAATCTTCTACAAAAGTTTATCGGCATTAATAAGAGAAGCCATAAACGATTATCATCAGCATCGAATTGATGAAGCATTATATTTACAAAAAGCTAAAGTATACGAAAATCAATTCCTGACCGGAAAACAAAATAATGTTCCAAATGCTATCCAAGACAAACCTAATGTAATTGCTTTTTATAATCTGATAAATGCAGTTTTAGAGAATAGTTTTAGTAATGCACCAGAGCCAAAAGAAGTACAAGCCCGTACAGCATTAGAGATAGAAGATTGTATTAAGAATATAGTGTTTGAAAACAATACACTTATTATTGATTGGCAAACCAATACAGAAATTGAGAAAGAATTGAAAAACAATCTTGATGATTTACTTTTCGAAAAACAGCAACAATACGATACGCAATTCTCTTTTGATAAAATAGATGAATTAATAGACGAAGTAATTAAAATAGCTAAACTAAAATACCTTTAA
- a CDS encoding PDDEXK nuclease domain-containing protein, whose protein sequence is MSNIQNPEFSNIVNLIQQAQGRVRQYTNTALVTLYFNIGKTVSQKVAQGNWGQGTVQQLADYIQAEIPTLKSFNRRGLYRMKQFYETYCPGSEFDVIFQNITSLNIENQNNKNVSAPPTHLSFEFVSTALTQLQKAHNEKVSPLATQLENTNDNDEKTIVSALQTQLSWSVHLEILSACKLPEEKLFYLIMASKEKWGKLEVRRQIDSGLFERYALSNKKVSPLVTQLPAKINEHLKDIYSLEFLELGDDFSESDLQKSIVKNLKKFILEIGNNFSFVGEEYRVQVSNRDYEVDLLFYHRSLQCLVAFELKITDFKPEYLGKMNFYLEALDRDHKQPHENPSIGIILCKSKDDEIVEIAMSRSLSPTKVAEYTTKLIDKKLLQAKLHELGELYNQSKNTES, encoded by the coding sequence ATGAGCAACATTCAAAATCCAGAATTTAGCAATATTGTAAATCTAATACAACAAGCACAAGGCAGAGTTAGACAATATACCAATACTGCTTTGGTAACATTATACTTTAATATTGGTAAAACAGTTAGCCAAAAAGTGGCACAAGGTAATTGGGGACAAGGTACAGTACAACAATTGGCAGATTATATTCAAGCTGAAATTCCTACATTAAAATCCTTTAATCGTAGGGGTTTATACCGTATGAAGCAGTTTTACGAAACCTATTGTCCAGGATCGGAATTTGATGTTATATTTCAAAATATTACTAGTCTAAATATTGAAAATCAAAATAATAAAAATGTGTCAGCACCGCCGACACATTTAAGTTTTGAGTTTGTATCAACTGCGTTGACTCAATTGCAAAAAGCACACAATGAAAAAGTGTCGCCACTGGCGACACAATTAGAAAACACTAATGATAATGACGAAAAAACAATTGTGTCCGCATTGCAGACACAATTGAGTTGGTCAGTTCATTTAGAGATTTTATCAGCCTGTAAGTTGCCAGAAGAAAAATTGTTTTACTTGATTATGGCTTCGAAAGAGAAATGGGGCAAATTAGAAGTCAGAAGACAAATCGATAGTGGTTTATTTGAACGCTATGCCTTAAGTAATAAAAAAGTGTCGCCACTGGTGACACAATTACCAGCCAAAATAAACGAGCACTTAAAAGACATTTATTCATTAGAGTTTTTAGAATTAGGTGATGATTTCAGTGAAAGTGATTTACAAAAATCAATAGTAAAAAACTTAAAGAAATTTATTTTAGAAATTGGAAATAATTTTTCTTTTGTTGGCGAAGAATACAGAGTACAAGTATCTAATAGAGATTATGAAGTAGATTTATTATTCTATCACAGATCATTACAATGTTTGGTGGCTTTTGAACTAAAAATTACCGATTTCAAACCGGAGTATTTAGGTAAAATGAACTTCTATTTAGAAGCACTCGACAGGGATCATAAACAGCCACACGAAAATCCGAGTATTGGAATAATTCTTTGTAAAAGTAAAGACGATGAAATTGTAGAAATTGCAATGAGCCGTTCACTGTCTCCAACAAAAGTAGCAGAGTACACCACAAAATTAATTGATAAAAAACTACTCCAAGCTAAATTACACGAATTGGGAGAATTGTACAATCAATCAAAAAACACAGAATCCTAA